The following proteins are co-located in the Halarcobacter sp. genome:
- a CDS encoding YceI family protein produces the protein MSFLGRMILGIFFGFSLLNAAPYMIDKAHSEVGFSVKHLMISNVKGDFTKYEGEIDFDPKSKTFNKLNAVVSVNSIDTGIEDRDNHLKSADFFYAQKFPNIIFNMKTYEDGKVIGELTMRGVTKEVELEVEELATVRDLKGNNRVGFSLKGKVNRMDYGLKWNKALEFGGVAVGEDVKILIEVEAVEKK, from the coding sequence ATGAGTTTTTTAGGCAGAATGATTTTAGGGATATTTTTTGGTTTTTCGTTGTTAAATGCAGCACCATATATGATAGATAAAGCACACAGTGAAGTTGGATTTTCTGTAAAACATTTAATGATTTCAAATGTAAAAGGTGATTTTACAAAATATGAAGGTGAGATTGATTTTGATCCAAAATCAAAAACATTTAATAAGTTAAATGCGGTAGTAAGTGTAAATAGTATTGATACAGGTATAGAAGATAGAGATAATCACTTAAAAAGTGCAGATTTCTTTTATGCACAAAAGTTTCCAAATATTATCTTTAATATGAAAACATATGAAGATGGAAAAGTAATTGGTGAGCTTACTATGAGAGGTGTTACAAAAGAAGTAGAACTTGAAGTTGAAGAGTTAGCTACAGTTAGAGACCTTAAAGGTAATAACAGAGTAGGTTTTTCATTAAAAGGAAAAGTAAATAGAATGGATTATGGTTTAAAATGGAACAAAGCTCTTGAATTTGGTGGAGTAGCAGTTGGTGAAGATGTGAAAATACTTATTGAAGTTGAAGCAGTAGAAAAAAAGTAA
- a CDS encoding DUF692 domain-containing protein: MKNLQGCGLGLRSSFLLDVKKSDFQPDWWEVTPENWMHMPKIYEKAFEEAVFSRPTVAHGLSLSIGSVEKINKKFVKQIKEFLDRYKIEYYSEHLSFSSFNGKQSYELLPIPMTKKMVNTVSDKLKEVEDIIQRNLILENATYYYVPYAEMDEVDFINEVLDKSGAKMLLDINNVFVNSVNHSFKARKFIDNLEKKYISYMHMAGHYFDEEANIRIDSHGMPICSGVWKLLEYTLKQVDSPVMIERDNNIPPLEELAKEYESMKKIVQRVRYA; this comes from the coding sequence ATGAAAAATCTTCAAGGATGTGGACTAGGACTTAGAAGCAGTTTTTTACTTGATGTTAAAAAGAGTGATTTCCAACCAGATTGGTGGGAAGTTACTCCAGAAAACTGGATGCATATGCCCAAAATATATGAAAAAGCATTTGAAGAAGCAGTTTTTTCAAGACCAACAGTTGCCCACGGGTTATCTTTATCTATTGGTTCAGTGGAAAAAATTAATAAAAAATTTGTAAAACAGATAAAAGAGTTTTTAGACAGATACAAAATAGAATATTATTCTGAACATCTTTCATTTTCATCTTTCAATGGAAAACAAAGTTATGAACTTTTACCAATACCAATGACTAAAAAAATGGTAAATACTGTTAGTGATAAGCTAAAAGAGGTTGAGGATATTATTCAAAGAAATTTGATACTTGAAAATGCTACTTATTATTATGTTCCTTATGCAGAGATGGATGAGGTAGATTTTATAAATGAGGTATTAGATAAATCTGGTGCAAAAATGCTGTTAGATATTAATAATGTATTTGTTAACTCTGTAAATCATTCTTTTAAAGCAAGAAAATTTATTGATAATCTAGAAAAAAAATATATTTCATATATGCATATGGCAGGGCACTATTTTGATGAAGAGGCAAATATTAGAATTGATTCACATGGAATGCCAATTTGTTCAGGGGTTTGGAAGTTATTAGAGTATACTTTAAAACAAGTTGATTCCCCTGTAATGATAGAAAGAGATAATAACATTCCACCATTAGAAGAGTTAGCTAAAGAGTATGAATCAATGAAAAAAATTGTACAAAGAGTTAGATATGCCTAA
- a CDS encoding putative DNA-binding domain-containing protein, with translation MPKLEKEVQIRFLDNLLDQSKKFESSPISIYQRLVFQRYEEVLRNSFPLFIKEVDEELFENSIKDFMKKTPSTPFLWKVPKDYIKFVKRNKLFNKQKYLYELLYLDWIEIEIYMREYKFSKKKRFSYKDTYKLSKSARIKKFKYDILNKEYTIRRENFVVIYYDFETNEVVYREINHLIYELLKRLVKKQEIGKILRELCLENEIDFKEAKKLLKEPLLELLLNKVFL, from the coding sequence ATGCCTAAGTTAGAAAAAGAGGTACAAATAAGATTTCTAGACAATCTTTTAGACCAAAGTAAGAAGTTTGAATCTTCTCCTATCTCTATTTATCAAAGACTAGTTTTTCAAAGATATGAAGAGGTACTTAGAAATAGTTTTCCACTTTTTATAAAAGAAGTTGATGAAGAACTTTTTGAAAATTCAATTAAAGATTTTATGAAAAAAACTCCAAGTACACCTTTTCTTTGGAAGGTTCCAAAAGATTATATAAAATTTGTAAAGAGAAATAAGTTATTTAATAAACAAAAATATCTTTACGAACTTCTTTATTTAGATTGGATAGAAATAGAGATTTATATGAGAGAATATAAGTTTTCTAAGAAAAAGAGATTTTCTTATAAAGATACTTATAAACTATCTAAAAGTGCAAGGATTAAGAAGTTTAAATATGATATTTTAAACAAAGAATATACGATAAGAAGAGAAAACTTTGTAGTTATATATTATGATTTTGAAACAAATGAAGTTGTTTATAGAGAGATAAATCATTTAATATATGAATTACTAAAAAGATTAGTTAAAAAACAAGAAATTGGCAAAATTCTACGAGAACTTTGTCTCGAAAATGAGATAGACTTTAAAGAGGCAAAAAAGCTTCTAAAAGAGCCTTTATTGGAACTTTTATTGAATAAAGTATTTCTTTAA
- a CDS encoding diguanylate cyclase, protein MRFFLLIILFFITTQILANPITFTNEEKEFIKKNTLVKVGMMPDFAPFSYYTKNTPVGFEHELLNIISQRTGLVFEKTIAKWTTIYTAFKNKELDVITSISHKKFREPFTTFTSSYYDIPITVFVRDDFGEYLEIKSLIGKKVGVLKDVFYIEELKKVGDINLVYYDTYEELTKDLVFGKIDALMQNLTNINYFIKKNLYSNIKIASELVLPNTKKEDLRLGVNPQKPILASILQKALNSITNKEKEELVTKWIGSIKEYKGGHIELNKDERAYLNTKVIKYCINPDGLPFEGLNEKGAHSGISSDYYTLFEKVLSAKFKLVKTENWNESITYVKEGKCDMIALGMETYERKKYLNFTSNYLNVPLVVATTVDVPFINHILDLQGKKIGIIKGDAFVKILRQKYPSLNLVEVENIKEGLEKVKNGKLFGYIDTLASIGYEFQQKYFGELKIAGKIDETLKLSMAVVKDDKTLLNILQKTIDSLTNEIHREIFNKWLPIKYEKGVNYDLVWRVALVSLVFILLVVYWNRKIIKTNKLLAKAQKDIEDKNKELEKLATTDKLTNLYNRRKIEELLKLEINRNERFGHNFGLAIIDIDKFKEVNDTFGHQTGDKVLEEFATILNTNKRKTDFVGRYGGEEFVIICPESDLEGTLKLMESIKNKISEYPFYRVENKTASFGVTISKKEDTVKSILNRADIALYNAKNSGRDRIEYK, encoded by the coding sequence ATGCGATTTTTTTTATTAATCATTTTATTTTTTATAACAACTCAAATATTAGCAAATCCAATAACCTTTACAAATGAGGAAAAAGAGTTTATAAAGAAAAACACTTTAGTTAAAGTTGGAATGATGCCAGATTTTGCCCCGTTCTCATACTATACAAAAAATACTCCTGTGGGATTTGAACATGAATTATTAAATATTATATCTCAACGTACAGGTTTGGTATTTGAAAAAACTATCGCAAAATGGACCACTATTTATACAGCTTTTAAAAACAAAGAATTAGATGTTATCACAAGTATTTCTCACAAAAAATTTAGAGAACCCTTTACTACTTTTACAAGCTCTTATTATGATATTCCCATCACAGTGTTTGTAAGGGATGATTTTGGTGAATATCTTGAGATAAAAAGTTTAATAGGAAAAAAAGTTGGTGTATTAAAAGATGTTTTTTATATTGAAGAATTAAAAAAAGTTGGAGATATTAATTTAGTTTATTATGATACTTATGAAGAGTTAACAAAAGATTTAGTTTTTGGTAAAATCGATGCTTTAATGCAAAACCTGACAAACATTAATTACTTTATTAAAAAAAACCTATACTCAAATATTAAAATTGCTAGTGAATTGGTTTTACCAAATACAAAAAAAGAGGATTTAAGACTTGGAGTAAATCCTCAAAAGCCAATTTTAGCTTCTATTTTACAAAAAGCTTTAAACTCTATTACAAACAAAGAAAAAGAGGAACTTGTAACTAAATGGATTGGTTCTATAAAAGAGTATAAAGGTGGACATATTGAGCTTAACAAAGATGAAAGAGCTTATTTAAATACAAAAGTAATTAAATACTGTATAAACCCTGACGGTTTACCTTTTGAAGGATTAAATGAAAAAGGAGCACATTCAGGGATTAGTTCTGATTATTATACTTTATTTGAAAAAGTTTTATCTGCTAAATTTAAACTTGTAAAAACAGAAAATTGGAATGAATCAATAACTTATGTAAAAGAGGGAAAATGTGACATGATAGCCCTCGGAATGGAAACATACGAGAGAAAAAAATATTTAAACTTTACAAGTAACTATTTAAATGTACCTTTAGTTGTAGCAACTACTGTTGATGTTCCATTTATAAACCATATACTTGATTTACAAGGTAAAAAAATAGGGATTATAAAAGGTGATGCTTTTGTAAAAATTTTAAGACAAAAATACCCATCTCTTAATTTAGTTGAAGTTGAAAATATAAAAGAGGGTTTAGAGAAAGTAAAAAATGGAAAACTTTTTGGCTATATTGATACACTTGCAAGTATTGGATATGAATTCCAACAAAAATATTTCGGAGAACTTAAAATAGCTGGGAAAATTGATGAAACATTAAAACTCTCAATGGCTGTTGTAAAAGATGATAAAACACTATTAAATATATTACAAAAAACAATAGATAGCTTAACAAATGAGATTCATAGAGAAATTTTTAATAAATGGCTACCTATTAAATATGAAAAAGGGGTAAATTATGACCTTGTATGGAGAGTAGCCCTTGTTTCTTTAGTATTTATCCTTTTAGTAGTTTACTGGAATAGAAAAATTATAAAAACAAATAAACTTCTAGCAAAAGCACAAAAAGATATTGAAGATAAGAACAAAGAGTTAGAAAAACTTGCAACAACTGATAAATTAACAAACTTATATAATAGAAGAAAAATAGAAGAACTCTTAAAACTAGAGATAAATAGAAATGAAAGATTTGGTCATAACTTTGGTTTAGCAATTATTGATATAGATAAATTTAAAGAAGTAAATGACACTTTTGGTCACCAAACAGGAGATAAAGTATTAGAAGAGTTTGCAACTATTCTAAATACAAATAAAAGAAAAACAGATTTTGTAGGCAGATATGGTGGGGAAGAGTTTGTGATAATTTGTCCAGAATCAGATCTTGAGGGTACATTAAAACTAATGGAATCTATCAAAAATAAAATTTCTGAATATCCATTTTATAGAGTTGAAAATAAAACGGCAAGCTTTGGAGTAACTATTTCTAAAAAAGAAGATACAGTAAAGTCTATCCTAAATAGAGCCGATATAGCACTGTATAATGCAAAGAATAGTGGAAGAGATAGAATTGAATATAAGTAA
- a CDS encoding MATE family efflux transporter encodes MENNKNYLLTDDIPTLLKQIAIPASTGMIFNTLYNVVDTFYAGLISTQAISALSLSFMIFFVIIGLGYGFSSAITALIGNASGNNKFFLASLYAHKGILFMQILAVLLTIVGFIFSPYLFQVLGASGEYLNTSLAYINVILAGTIFFMTNFALNAILVSKGDTKSYRNTLIFGFFANLALNPLFIYGFWIIPEMGISGIAFATVLIQILNSIYMLYKVLQTKLIHFENLKYFLPHKKIYKELLTQGIPSSLNMLIMSIGSLILMYFVSLYGVKAVAGYGVGFRVEQLMLLPALGLSSAVLSLVSNNFGAKRYDRVQETVNKALKYGFIIATFGIIFLYIFGKLIITQFDNDPEVISYGYNYLIVEVLIFYAYVILFISVSTLQGIKKPKMILYIALYRQIAAKFIIAYMLVVILDLDYIYLWVGVLVMIYSAAIFAYIYTQNILKKLCV; translated from the coding sequence GTGGAAAACAATAAAAACTACCTTTTAACTGATGATATTCCAACTTTACTAAAACAAATAGCAATCCCTGCAAGTACAGGAATGATTTTTAACACACTTTACAATGTAGTAGATACCTTTTATGCTGGACTTATTTCCACGCAAGCTATCTCTGCCCTTTCCCTATCTTTTATGATATTTTTTGTAATAATAGGACTTGGATATGGTTTTTCATCTGCTATTACAGCATTAATTGGAAATGCCAGTGGAAACAATAAATTCTTTTTGGCTTCTTTATATGCCCACAAAGGGATATTATTTATGCAAATACTAGCTGTTTTACTTACAATAGTTGGTTTTATATTTTCCCCATATTTATTTCAAGTATTAGGTGCTTCAGGTGAATATTTAAATACCTCATTGGCTTATATAAATGTTATTTTAGCTGGTACTATATTTTTTATGACAAACTTTGCATTAAATGCAATCCTAGTTTCTAAAGGGGATACAAAATCTTATAGAAATACTCTTATTTTTGGTTTTTTTGCAAACTTAGCCCTAAATCCACTTTTTATATATGGTTTTTGGATTATCCCTGAGATGGGGATATCAGGTATCGCTTTTGCTACAGTTTTAATACAAATTTTAAATAGTATTTATATGCTTTATAAAGTTTTACAAACAAAACTAATCCATTTTGAAAATCTTAAATATTTTCTTCCCCATAAAAAAATATATAAAGAGCTTTTAACACAAGGGATTCCTTCAAGTTTAAATATGCTTATTATGTCTATAGGTTCTTTGATATTAATGTATTTTGTATCTTTATATGGAGTAAAAGCTGTTGCTGGTTATGGGGTAGGATTTAGGGTTGAACAACTTATGCTTTTACCTGCACTTGGACTTAGTTCTGCTGTATTATCTTTAGTTTCAAATAATTTTGGTGCGAAAAGATATGACAGGGTTCAAGAAACAGTTAACAAAGCACTAAAATATGGTTTTATAATTGCTACATTTGGAATCATCTTTTTATATATTTTTGGAAAACTAATAATCACACAATTTGATAATGACCCAGAAGTTATCTCATATGGTTATAACTATTTAATAGTAGAGGTTTTAATCTTCTATGCTTATGTTATTTTGTTCATTAGTGTATCAACCCTACAAGGAATAAAAAAACCTAAAATGATACTTTATATAGCTCTATATAGACAGATTGCTGCAAAATTTATTATTGCATATATGCTTGTTGTTATTTTAGATTTAGACTATATTTACCTTTGGGTTGGTGTTTTAGTTATGATATATAGTGCTGCTATATTTGCATATATTTATACACAAAACATATTGAAAAAACTTTGTGTTTAA
- a CDS encoding homoserine dehydrogenase has protein sequence MKIGIIGVGTVGASVANILRDNKDIIAARAGCEIVPAIGVVNNLSKKRDVTIELTDDVDKVLNDDSIDVIVELMGGIEKPYEIVKKALRKGKAVVTANKALLAYHRYELQEIAGDTAFEYEAAVAGGIPIINALRDGLTANNIQSIRGIMNGTCNYMLTKMIGEGVDYDTILKESQDLGYAEADPTFDVGGFDAAHKLLILGSIAYGIDAKPEDILIEGIQNISPEDIDFANEFNYSIKLLTIAKKVGEEIELRVHPVLIPKEEMIAKVDGVMNGVSVIGDKVGETMYYGAGAGGDATASAVVANIIDIARRGKGSPMLGFEKPHGKNLKLMSKDDIETKYYLRLRVEDKAGVLAKIATILGERNISIEKMIQKPLNTTCAHILLSTHTSVEKNIVAALKTIEETKVVTAKPAMIRIED, from the coding sequence ATGAAAATAGGAATAATAGGAGTAGGTACTGTTGGAGCTAGTGTTGCTAATATTTTAAGAGACAATAAAGATATTATTGCTGCAAGAGCTGGTTGTGAGATTGTACCTGCCATAGGTGTTGTTAATAATCTTAGTAAGAAAAGAGATGTAACAATCGAATTAACCGATGATGTTGATAAAGTTTTAAATGATGACTCAATTGATGTTATTGTTGAACTTATGGGTGGAATTGAAAAACCATACGAAATAGTAAAAAAAGCACTTAGAAAAGGTAAAGCTGTTGTTACTGCAAATAAAGCACTTCTTGCTTATCATAGATATGAGCTTCAAGAGATAGCTGGGGATACAGCCTTTGAATATGAAGCAGCAGTAGCAGGTGGTATTCCAATTATTAATGCTTTAAGGGATGGATTAACTGCAAATAATATCCAATCAATTAGAGGTATTATGAATGGTACTTGTAATTATATGCTTACTAAAATGATTGGTGAGGGTGTAGATTACGATACTATTTTAAAAGAATCTCAAGATTTAGGTTATGCTGAAGCTGATCCAACATTTGATGTTGGGGGATTTGATGCTGCTCACAAACTTTTAATTCTTGGTTCTATTGCTTATGGTATAGATGCAAAGCCTGAAGATATTTTAATCGAAGGGATTCAAAATATTTCACCAGAAGATATTGATTTTGCAAATGAGTTTAACTATTCAATAAAACTATTAACAATTGCTAAAAAAGTTGGTGAAGAGATTGAACTTAGAGTTCACCCTGTACTTATTCCAAAAGAAGAGATGATTGCAAAAGTTGATGGTGTTATGAATGGAGTTTCTGTAATAGGAGACAAAGTTGGTGAAACTATGTATTATGGAGCTGGGGCAGGTGGTGATGCAACTGCTTCAGCTGTTGTTGCAAATATAATAGACATAGCAAGAAGAGGTAAAGGTTCACCAATGTTAGGTTTTGAAAAACCACATGGTAAAAACCTAAAACTAATGTCAAAAGATGACATTGAGACAAAATATTATCTAAGACTTAGAGTTGAAGACAAAGCAGGTGTTTTAGCAAAAATTGCCACTATCTTAGGGGAGAGAAATATCTCTATAGAAAAGATGATTCAAAAGCCTTTAAATACAACTTGTGCACATATTTTATTATCAACTCATACTTCAGTTGAAAAAAATATAGTTGCTGCACTTAAAACTATTGAAGAGACAAAAGTAGTAACTGCAAAACCTGCAATGATTAGAATAGAAGATTAA
- a CDS encoding LL-diaminopimelate aminotransferase, which yields MFPEIEFERMKRLPNYVFAEVNAIKMEARRAGEDIIDFSMGNPDGPAPQHIVDKLKETADKPKNHGYSASAGIYKLRLAICNWYKRKYGVDYLDPNKHAVATMGSKEGYVHLVQAIVNVGDVAVVPDPTYPIHSYAFMLAGGAIHNFELPFGDDFKVDEELFFERLQKTIDESIPRVKYVLVNFPHNPSCATVRPEFYQRLVDMAKKERFYIISDIAYADITFDGYKTPSIFQAKGALDVAVESFTLSKSYNMAGWRVGFMVGNEKLIGALKRIKSWLDYGMFTPIQVAATVALDGPQECVEEHIEKYRKRRDIMVEAFKDAGWEMNVPNASMFIWAKIPKKAQHLGSMEFSKQLLTEAKVAVSPGIGFGHYGDQYVRIALIENEKRIRQAAKNIKKYLNSL from the coding sequence ATGTTTCCAGAAATTGAATTTGAAAGAATGAAAAGGCTTCCAAACTATGTGTTTGCAGAAGTTAATGCTATTAAAATGGAAGCAAGAAGAGCAGGTGAAGATATTATAGATTTCTCAATGGGAAATCCTGATGGTCCTGCACCACAACATATTGTTGATAAACTAAAAGAAACAGCTGATAAACCAAAAAACCATGGTTATAGTGCAAGTGCTGGTATTTACAAATTAAGACTTGCTATTTGTAACTGGTATAAAAGAAAATATGGCGTTGATTATTTAGATCCAAATAAACATGCTGTTGCAACTATGGGAAGTAAAGAGGGATATGTTCACCTAGTTCAAGCAATTGTAAATGTTGGTGATGTTGCGGTTGTTCCAGACCCAACTTACCCTATTCACTCTTATGCATTTATGTTAGCTGGTGGAGCAATTCATAATTTTGAACTTCCATTTGGAGATGATTTTAAAGTTGATGAAGAACTATTTTTTGAAAGACTTCAAAAAACTATTGATGAATCAATCCCTAGAGTAAAATATGTATTAGTAAACTTCCCACACAATCCATCGTGTGCAACAGTTAGACCAGAGTTTTACCAAAGACTTGTTGATATGGCGAAAAAAGAGAGATTTTATATCATCTCTGATATTGCTTATGCAGATATCACATTTGATGGATATAAAACTCCATCAATCTTCCAAGCTAAAGGTGCACTTGACGTTGCAGTTGAGTCTTTTACTCTTTCTAAGTCATACAATATGGCAGGTTGGAGAGTTGGATTTATGGTTGGAAATGAAAAACTGATTGGAGCATTAAAAAGAATTAAGTCTTGGCTTGACTATGGTATGTTTACACCAATTCAAGTTGCAGCAACAGTTGCATTAGATGGACCACAAGAGTGTGTAGAAGAGCATATTGAGAAATATAGAAAAAGAAGAGACATTATGGTTGAAGCTTTCAAAGATGCAGGTTGGGAGATGAATGTTCCAAATGCATCTATGTTTATCTGGGCAAAAATTCCCAAAAAGGCTCAACACTTAGGAAGTATGGAGTTTTCTAAACAACTTCTGACCGAAGCTAAAGTGGCTGTAAGTCCAGGTATTGGGTTTGGTCATTATGGTGATCAATATGTTAGAATAGCCCTGATTGAAAATGAAAAAAGAATCAGACAAGCTGCAAAAAATATAAAAAAATATTTAAATAGTTTATAG
- the rlmB gene encoding 23S rRNA (guanosine(2251)-2'-O)-methyltransferase RlmB has translation MIIYGKQVVLYVLDRHPNLIEEVMFSKDIEPKLFKRFTSLNKKIIKLDNKKAQSLAKGGNHQGFFLRLKEFETSSLKDIKDSDFVVVLDGLTDVGNIGAICRTAYSLGVNTIIASNVKQLNFEGIAKTSSGALFDISFCHNPNSLDVANELKQNGFKLFGASMDGIDLKGFENDCEKTALVLGNEGDGLSNKMIKKLDQKISIKMSNNFDSLNVSVAGGILIYNLKK, from the coding sequence ATGATTATATACGGAAAACAAGTAGTACTCTACGTACTTGATAGACATCCAAATCTTATAGAAGAAGTTATGTTTTCAAAAGATATTGAACCAAAACTATTTAAAAGATTTACTAGTCTAAATAAAAAAATTATAAAGCTTGATAATAAAAAAGCACAAAGTTTAGCTAAAGGTGGAAACCACCAAGGTTTTTTTCTAAGACTAAAAGAGTTTGAAACTTCATCTTTAAAAGATATAAAAGATTCAGATTTTGTTGTAGTTTTAGATGGACTTACTGACGTTGGGAATATTGGAGCAATATGTCGAACAGCTTACTCTTTAGGTGTAAATACAATAATTGCGAGCAATGTAAAACAACTAAACTTTGAAGGTATAGCAAAAACTAGTAGTGGAGCACTTTTTGATATTTCCTTTTGTCATAATCCAAACTCATTGGATGTAGCCAATGAATTAAAACAAAATGGATTCAAACTTTTTGGTGCATCAATGGATGGTATTGATTTAAAAGGCTTTGAAAACGATTGTGAAAAAACGGCATTAGTTCTTGGAAATGAAGGTGATGGACTTTCAAATAAGATGATAAAAAAGCTTGATCAAAAGATTTCAATTAAGATGTCAAATAACTTTGATTCTTTAAATGTATCTGTTGCTGGTGGAATATTAATTTATAACTTAAAAAAATAA
- the rsmI gene encoding 16S rRNA (cytidine(1402)-2'-O)-methyltransferase produces MLTLVPTPIGNLEDISKRAITALLDAELIFCEDTRVTKKLLQLLSQRENLQFNCNEFKSFHSHNEKQILKTLSPEDFEKNIVYVSDAGMPCVSDPGASLVDFCIQNNISYDVIPGANAVLTAFAMSGFEQTEFTFYGFLAHKGKERHQKLSQVMQSSILPILYESPHRLLKTIEEIKNIDENRTIFLAKELTKLHQKIYKDTALNLFEQFKNENIKGEWVIIIEPTKTQGESIELSDIEELDLAPKVKAKLIAKLTGKSVKEIYNQLSQ; encoded by the coding sequence GTGTTAACTTTAGTTCCAACCCCAATAGGAAATTTAGAGGATATCTCTAAAAGAGCAATCACTGCCCTATTGGATGCGGAATTAATCTTTTGTGAAGATACAAGAGTCACAAAAAAACTTCTTCAACTTTTATCCCAAAGAGAAAACTTACAATTTAACTGTAATGAGTTTAAATCTTTTCATTCTCACAACGAAAAACAGATATTAAAAACTTTATCACCTGAAGATTTTGAAAAAAATATTGTTTATGTTAGTGATGCAGGAATGCCTTGTGTATCAGACCCTGGTGCTTCACTTGTAGATTTTTGTATACAAAACAACATATCTTATGATGTTATCCCTGGTGCAAATGCAGTTTTAACAGCTTTTGCAATGAGTGGATTTGAACAAACAGAATTTACATTTTATGGATTTTTAGCACACAAAGGCAAAGAGAGACACCAAAAACTTTCTCAAGTTATGCAAAGTTCAATTTTACCTATACTTTATGAATCACCTCATAGACTTTTAAAAACCATAGAAGAGATTAAAAATATCGATGAAAATAGAACAATTTTTCTAGCAAAAGAGCTAACAAAACTACATCAAAAAATATATAAAGATACTGCTTTAAATCTTTTTGAACAATTTAAAAATGAAAATATAAAAGGTGAATGGGTAATAATCATTGAGCCAACAAAAACACAAGGTGAAAGCATAGAACTTTCAGATATTGAAGAGCTTGATTTAGCACCAAAAGTAAAAGCAAAACTTATAGCAAAACTTACAGGAAAAAGTGTAAAAGAGATATATAACCAACTATCTCAGTAA
- the rpmE gene encoding 50S ribosomal protein L31, whose protein sequence is MKKDIHPEYKACTVSCACGNTFETKSNVESMRIDICSACHPFFTGEHKIVDAAGRVEKFKAKYAKK, encoded by the coding sequence GTGAAAAAAGATATTCACCCAGAGTACAAAGCTTGTACAGTATCTTGTGCTTGCGGAAACACATTTGAAACAAAATCAAATGTTGAGTCAATGAGAATCGACATTTGTTCAGCTTGCCACCCATTCTTTACTGGTGAGCACAAAATTGTTGATGCTGCTGGTAGAGTAGAAAAATTCAAAGCTAAATACGCTAAAAAATAA
- the miaA gene encoding tRNA (adenosine(37)-N6)-dimethylallyltransferase MiaA produces MKEIAIIGSTASGKTALSIDIAQKTNSIILSLDSLSVYKEIDIASAKPTLEERGDIKHFGIDEVYPNENFDVIQFIQTYKEAKEYAKNNNNNLIIVGGTGFYLKALIEGLSTGLEKEFPLEASEKETYDMLYNLDKEYMEKISSNDTYRIRKAFSIYKQSGMTPSKYFELNPKKPVAKDLKIFEIVWDREKLRERIALRTKQMIKDGVIDEVIFLEGKYTREPNCMSSIGIIETLDYLDGKLNKKELEEKISQNTAKLAKRQNTFNRGQFKEKHSNFIENLNSDILKFF; encoded by the coding sequence ATGAAAGAAATTGCAATAATAGGCTCAACAGCCTCAGGAAAAACTGCACTATCAATAGATATTGCTCAAAAAACAAATTCAATTATACTCTCTTTGGATTCTTTATCAGTTTACAAAGAGATAGATATAGCCTCAGCAAAACCTACACTTGAAGAAAGAGGTGACATAAAACATTTTGGTATAGATGAAGTTTATCCAAATGAAAATTTTGATGTAATACAGTTTATTCAAACTTATAAAGAGGCAAAGGAATATGCAAAAAACAATAACAACAATCTTATTATTGTAGGTGGAACTGGGTTTTATTTAAAAGCTTTGATTGAAGGTTTATCAACAGGTCTTGAAAAAGAGTTTCCATTAGAGGCTTCAGAGAAAGAAACTTATGATATGTTATATAATCTAGATAAAGAGTATATGGAAAAAATCTCTTCAAATGACACTTATCGTATAAGAAAAGCTTTTTCCATATACAAGCAAAGTGGAATGACTCCATCAAAATACTTTGAACTAAATCCTAAAAAACCTGTTGCTAAAGATTTGAAAATATTTGAGATTGTTTGGGATAGGGAAAAACTTCGTGAAAGAATAGCTCTTAGAACAAAACAAATGATAAAAGATGGGGTTATAGATGAAGTTATCTTTCTAGAGGGTAAATATACAAGAGAGCCAAACTGCATGAGTTCAATAGGGATTATAGAAACATTGGATTATTTGGATGGGAAATTAAATAAAAAAGAATTAGAAGAAAAGATTAGTCAAAATACTGCAAAACTAGCAAAAAGACAAAACACTTTCAACAGAGGTCAATTCAAAGAGAAACATTCAAACTTTATAGAAAACTTAAATTCAGATATTCTTAAGTTTTTTTAG